In the Desulfurellaceae bacterium genome, one interval contains:
- a CDS encoding integration host factor subunit alpha produces the protein MTKADIVERIYEKVGFSKKEATEVVESIFEIMKIHLEEGEKVKISGFGNFAINEKRPRKGRNPQTGETIVISGRRVLSFKSSPVLKKALNPS, from the coding sequence ATGACAAAAGCAGATATCGTCGAACGGATCTACGAGAAAGTCGGCTTTTCGAAAAAAGAGGCCACCGAGGTTGTTGAGTCGATTTTCGAGATTATGAAGATCCATCTTGAGGAAGGTGAGAAAGTCAAAATCTCGGGCTTCGGGAATTTTGCCATCAATGAGAAACGGCCCCGCAAAGGGCGTAACCCCCAGACCGGAGAAACGATTGTGATCTCGGGACGTCGGGTCCTCTCGTTCAAGTCGAGCCCAGTGCTGAAAAAAGCGCTCAATCCATCCTAA
- a CDS encoding MerR family transcriptional regulator codes for MDQPELPNKLYFRIGEVAKIVGVKPYVLRYWETEFPSIKPGKSPSRHRLYRLRDVERLLEIKNLLYEERFTIAGAKKRLKDDIEDSAPQAADTSPSQTAEPDDQAAQTVEPSSAPSFEQRRLLRTIRQELQDLYTTLERKAG; via the coding sequence GTGGATCAGCCCGAGCTTCCCAACAAGCTATATTTCCGGATTGGGGAAGTCGCCAAGATTGTGGGGGTCAAACCCTACGTCCTGCGCTACTGGGAGACGGAGTTTCCGAGTATCAAACCCGGGAAATCTCCGTCTCGGCACCGTCTGTACCGCCTTCGTGATGTCGAGCGCCTGCTCGAAATCAAAAACCTCCTGTACGAAGAACGGTTTACGATTGCCGGGGCCAAAAAGCGGCTGAAAGACGACATTGAAGACTCCGCTCCTCAGGCCGCTGATACAAGCCCTTCCCAGACTGCTGAACCGGATGACCAAGCAGCCCAAACGGTCGAACCGAGCAGCGCGCCATCGTTTGAACAGCGCCGCCTCTTACGGACCATCCGTCAGGAGCTTCAGGACTTGTACACCACTCTTGAACGCAAGGCGGGCTAA
- a CDS encoding D-alanyl-D-alanine carboxypeptidase has protein sequence MLFARHEKRIWPLASLTKMMVGLTALEALRDGRVSLHTPVPISRRASRAGGRSVNLRAGERLLFGELLQAMLVTSANGAAIAVAEQLSGSVEAHIRAMNARAAALGMHQTRFQTVNGLPPSKRRAPDRASASDMTILARALLAYPQLLEWTSRRRIPFRAGKQHFRNTNFLVGRLDGVDGLKTGYTAKARFNLVTTAKRNGLRLIAVVLGGRSSRTRFRTAASLLEWGFTHFARLRLIRAGQPLWAEVQVEDGSVSSLQPVAGADSTFLVRKRDIKDLHIALELPAVVKAPVADRQVLGHAVVRNTDQVFAVIPALSPGHVPETRWR, from the coding sequence GTGTTATTCGCTCGGCACGAGAAACGGATCTGGCCGCTCGCATCACTGACCAAGATGATGGTTGGTCTGACCGCTTTGGAAGCCCTACGCGACGGACGGGTGTCACTCCACACACCCGTTCCCATCAGCCGGCGGGCCAGCCGAGCCGGAGGACGTAGCGTGAACCTCCGAGCGGGAGAGCGCCTGCTCTTCGGCGAACTGCTGCAAGCCATGCTGGTGACCTCGGCCAACGGAGCCGCCATCGCGGTAGCCGAGCAACTGAGCGGCTCGGTCGAGGCGCATATCCGAGCGATGAATGCGCGGGCCGCAGCCTTGGGTATGCACCAGACACGTTTCCAGACGGTCAACGGTTTACCGCCGTCCAAACGGCGTGCTCCTGATCGAGCCTCAGCCTCGGATATGACGATCCTGGCGCGGGCCCTGCTGGCCTATCCCCAACTCTTAGAATGGACCTCTCGCCGACGCATTCCCTTCCGAGCCGGCAAACAACACTTCCGGAACACCAATTTCTTAGTCGGGCGCCTCGATGGTGTGGACGGACTCAAAACCGGCTATACCGCAAAGGCGCGTTTTAACCTCGTCACCACGGCCAAGCGGAATGGCTTACGGCTCATCGCCGTGGTGCTGGGTGGGCGCAGCAGTCGAACTCGATTTCGGACGGCGGCCAGCCTCTTAGAGTGGGGCTTTACCCATTTTGCCCGGCTGCGTTTGATCCGAGCAGGACAGCCCTTGTGGGCAGAGGTACAGGTCGAAGACGGCAGCGTTTCCAGTCTTCAGCCGGTTGCCGGGGCGGACTCGACGTTTCTTGTCCGCAAGCGGGACATCAAAGATCTCCACATCGCGCTCGAACTGCCGGCGGTCGTAAAAGCGCCGGTCGCCGACCGTCAAGTCCTGGGTCATGCCGTCGTGCGAAATACCGACCAGGTGTTTGCCGTAATCCCTGCTCTCAGTCCTGGGCACGTTCCCGAAACACGCTGGAGGTGA